One genomic segment of Brevibacillus laterosporus LMG 15441 includes these proteins:
- a CDS encoding sigma-70 family RNA polymerase sigma factor, whose amino-acid sequence MEKAEIALTMSKETIFESLMHEYGPKILNMVYLMIKDQKIAEDITQETFMKAYMNWDYFRGESEPKTWLYRIAINETKKYVRSWSFRTIFSKLTLQSQQQAQSKVTDDTESIFFKQNGAVELRKLVLSLSPDYQQVIILRYYQELEMKEIAFILQIKEEAVRKRLSRARQQIKQMLESRGETWM is encoded by the coding sequence TTGGAAAAAGCGGAAATCGCTTTAACAATGTCTAAAGAGACTATCTTTGAGTCTCTTATGCATGAATATGGTCCAAAGATTTTAAATATGGTGTATCTCATGATAAAAGACCAAAAGATTGCGGAAGACATTACACAAGAAACCTTTATGAAGGCGTATATGAATTGGGATTATTTTAGAGGGGAGTCAGAGCCTAAAACATGGTTGTATCGGATTGCTATCAATGAAACGAAAAAGTATGTCCGTTCCTGGTCATTTCGGACGATTTTTTCAAAGCTTACCTTGCAAAGTCAACAGCAGGCCCAAAGTAAGGTAACGGATGATACCGAAAGTATATTTTTTAAGCAAAACGGAGCCGTTGAATTAAGAAAGCTAGTGCTGTCTCTGTCTCCAGATTATCAGCAAGTCATTATTTTGCGTTATTACCAAGAGCTAGAAATGAAAGAAATAGCATTTATTCTACAGATAAAAGAAGAGGCAGTACGGAAAAGGCTTTCGCGAGCCCGCCAACAAATCAAGCAAATGCTAGAAAGCAGGGGAGAGACATGGATGTAG
- a CDS encoding AraC family transcriptional regulator — protein MDMLLEWKNSGFRLFTLQQGESDELHDHGDYLQVSMPLDNEVEIQWNQRYQRVAAKQRLLVQPDEQHRHLATYGPATILLVGLHRNFLQQVWEHEQPVRARHALEYTSLSTKVVPLFQQTVQRAFQRSVFEPMDELLQTELEWEIARLFLTLHSKNNTYTELEVTSLYEYPGIKRAVDYMHEAFKHPVTLEEIAGIAGSSKYHFIHQFKKNKKMTPGQYLQHLRIKEAAYLLRSTDWDITRIAYEAGFGSLSSFQRAWKQQYGVSASEFRKNG, from the coding sequence ATGGATATGCTTTTAGAATGGAAAAACAGTGGTTTTCGATTGTTTACCTTACAACAGGGGGAAAGTGATGAATTACATGATCATGGCGATTACCTGCAAGTCAGTATGCCGCTGGACAATGAGGTAGAGATTCAATGGAATCAACGATATCAAAGAGTAGCAGCTAAGCAAAGACTGTTAGTACAACCGGATGAACAACATCGTCATCTTGCTACATATGGCCCTGCTACTATTTTGCTAGTTGGCCTACATCGTAATTTTCTACAACAGGTATGGGAGCATGAACAGCCCGTAAGAGCAAGACATGCACTTGAATATACAAGCTTATCTACGAAGGTTGTCCCCTTATTTCAACAAACCGTACAACGCGCCTTTCAGCGATCAGTGTTTGAGCCGATGGATGAATTGCTTCAAACGGAACTGGAGTGGGAGATAGCTAGACTCTTTCTTACCCTTCATTCAAAAAACAATACATACACGGAGCTTGAGGTAACCTCTTTGTATGAATATCCGGGAATCAAAAGAGCAGTTGACTATATGCACGAAGCATTTAAACATCCCGTAACACTTGAAGAAATAGCAGGCATTGCCGGCAGTAGCAAATATCATTTTATTCATCAGTTTAAAAAGAATAAAAAAATGACACCCGGACAATACCTGCAACATTTACGAATAAAAGAGGCAGCCTATTTACTACGTTCAACGGATTGGGATATCACTCGAATTGCATATGAGGCTGGATTTGGTAGCCTCAGCTCGTTTCAACGTGCTTGGAAGCAACAATATGGTGTTTCAGCGAGCGAGTTTAGAAAAAATGGATAA
- a CDS encoding NTTRR-F1 domain: MPFGNKIVNGNFETGSLVPWNFSNVAINNLQSHTGSFSALFFGNTTNSVLYQTVPVTSGEIFEFFLSIGKIGNLPSPQVNIALIYLNAASTPENIGINIILPVGKLPNNLNNNWSTIYEISSVVPAAATQAMVIIHKIPAPSTADIVVDDIVLVQTGAGTIGGTGPTGATGITGPTGITGATGVTGPTGITGATGVTGPTGITGATGITGATGITGPTGITGANGITGPTGITGPTGITGPTGITGATGITGATGITGATGITGATGITGATGITGATGITGATGITGATGITGATGITGATGITGPTGITGATGITGATGVTGPTGITGATGSTGATGDTGTTGSTGATGDTGTTGSTGATGDTGVTGATGITGATGITGTTGITGATGITGTTGITGATGITGPTGITGPTGITGPTGITGATGVTGPTGITGATGITGATGITGPTGITGPTGITGPTGITGPTGITGPTGITGSTGITGATGDTGPTGSTGATGDTGATGITGPTGITGATGITGPTGITGATGITGPTGITGPTGITGATGATGDTGPTGSTGATGITGATGITGVTGPTGSTGNTGPTGPTGSTGNTGATGPIGSTGNTGATGPTGSTGNTGATGSTGNTGPTGPTGSTGNTGATGPTGSTGNTGPTGPTGSTGNTGATGPTGSTGNTGPTGPTGSTGNTGATGLTGSTGNTGATGPTGSTGNTGATGPTGSTGNTGATGPIGSTGNTGATGPTGSTGNMGATGSTGNTGPTGPTGSTGNTGATGLTGSTGNTGATGPTGSSGSFLNFQVSENAPNTSGSSTIVISTTQTILKTITVTGSTATSRIWLTGIIGWQNGSGNPVVEFQVLQGTTVIFSINDQKTGTNAFGSTSINHVDLAPGVGNVTYTLVAQTVGSGTVTAVGGITFTGALL, translated from the coding sequence TTGCCCTTTGGCAACAAAATTGTGAATGGAAATTTTGAGACAGGAAGCTTAGTCCCATGGAATTTTTCAAATGTAGCAATTAATAACCTGCAGAGCCACACAGGTTCTTTTAGTGCACTATTTTTTGGAAATACGACTAATAGTGTATTGTATCAGACTGTGCCTGTCACAAGTGGAGAAATTTTTGAATTTTTTCTATCGATCGGAAAAATAGGAAATTTGCCAAGCCCACAAGTAAATATTGCTTTGATTTATTTAAATGCCGCTTCTACTCCTGAAAATATCGGAATCAATATTATTCTTCCGGTAGGTAAACTTCCTAATAACCTGAATAATAACTGGTCTACCATCTACGAAATATCCTCTGTTGTACCTGCAGCAGCTACTCAAGCAATGGTTATTATTCATAAAATCCCTGCTCCATCAACTGCAGATATAGTCGTTGATGATATTGTTTTAGTACAAACAGGGGCAGGGACAATAGGAGGTACGGGGCCTACTGGCGCTACTGGCATTACCGGACCTACTGGTATTACTGGTGCTACTGGCGTTACTGGACCTACTGGTATTACTGGTGCTACTGGCGTTACTGGACCTACTGGTATTACTGGTGCTACTGGTATTACCGGCGCTACTGGTATTACCGGACCTACTGGTATTACTGGCGCTAATGGTATTACCGGACCTACTGGTATTACTGGACCTACTGGTATTACTGGACCTACTGGTATTACTGGCGCTACTGGTATTACTGGCGCTACTGGTATTACTGGCGCTACTGGTATTACTGGCGCTACTGGTATTACTGGCGCTACTGGTATTACTGGCGCTACTGGTATTACTGGCGCTACTGGTATTACTGGTGCTACTGGTATTACTGGTGCTACTGGTATTACTGGTGCTACTGGTATTACCGGACCTACTGGTATTACTGGTGCTACTGGTATTACTGGTGCTACTGGCGTTACCGGACCTACTGGTATTACTGGTGCTACTGGTTCTACCGGCGCTACTGGAGACACTGGCACTACGGGTTCTACCGGCGCTACTGGGGACACTGGCACTACGGGTTCTACCGGTGCTACTGGGGACACTGGCGTTACCGGTGCTACCGGTATTACTGGCGCTACTGGTATTACTGGCACTACTGGTATTACTGGCGCTACTGGTATTACTGGCACTACTGGTATTACTGGCGCTACTGGTATTACCGGACCTACTGGTATTACCGGACCTACTGGTATTACCGGACCTACTGGTATTACTGGTGCTACTGGCGTTACCGGACCTACCGGTATCACTGGCGCTACTGGTATTACTGGCGCTACTGGCATTACCGGACCTACTGGCATTACCGGACCTACTGGCATTACCGGACCTACTGGCATTACCGGACCTACTGGCATTACCGGACCTACTGGCATTACCGGATCTACTGGTATTACTGGCGCTACTGGGGACACTGGACCTACGGGTTCTACCGGCGCTACTGGAGACACTGGCGCTACTGGCATTACCGGACCTACTGGTATTACTGGCGCTACTGGTATTACCGGACCTACTGGTATTACTGGCGCTACTGGCATTACCGGACCTACTGGCATTACCGGACCTACTGGCATTACTGGCGCTACTGGCGCTACTGGGGACACTGGACCTACTGGTTCTACCGGCGCTACCGGTATCACTGGCGCCACTGGTATTACTGGCGTTACCGGACCTACCGGTTCCACTGGTAACACAGGGCCCACCGGACCTACCGGTTCTACTGGTAACACGGGAGCTACAGGACCTATCGGTTCCACTGGTAACACGGGAGCTACAGGACCTACCGGTTCTACTGGTAACACGGGAGCTACCGGTTCCACTGGTAACACAGGACCCACCGGACCTACCGGTTCCACTGGTAACACGGGAGCTACAGGACCTACCGGTTCCACTGGTAACACAGGACCTACCGGACCTACCGGTTCTACTGGTAACACGGGAGCTACAGGACCTACCGGTTCCACTGGTAACACAGGGCCCACCGGACCTACCGGTTCCACTGGTAACACGGGAGCTACAGGACTTACTGGTTCCACTGGTAACACGGGAGCTACAGGACCTACCGGTTCCACTGGTAACACGGGAGCTACAGGACCTACCGGTTCTACTGGTAACACGGGAGCTACAGGACCTATCGGTTCCACTGGTAACACGGGAGCTACAGGACCTACCGGTTCTACTGGTAACATGGGAGCTACCGGTTCCACTGGTAACACAGGACCCACCGGACCTACCGGTTCCACTGGTAACACGGGAGCTACCGGACTTACTGGTTCTACAGGTAACACGGGAGCTACAGGACCTACTGGTTCTTCTGGAAGCTTTTTAAATTTCCAAGTTTCCGAAAACGCACCTAATACCAGCGGCAGTTCCACTATAGTAATAAGTACCACTCAAACCATATTAAAAACCATCACAGTAACAGGAAGTACAGCTACAAGCCGTATCTGGTTAACTGGAATAATTGGTTGGCAAAATGGATCAGGTAATCCAGTAGTCGAATTCCAAGTTCTCCAAGGAACAACAGTCATTTTTAGTATTAATGATCAAAAAACTGGAACAAATGCGTTTGGTTCTACGAGTATAAATCATGTTGATTTAGCCCCTGGAGTTGGTAATGTCACGTACACATTAGTGGCTCAAACTGTTGGTAGCGGCACAGTTACTGCTGTAGGGGGAATTACTTTTACCGGAGCTTTATTGTAG
- a CDS encoding GNAT family N-acetyltransferase — protein MLRQTNGAYAATGLTEAELIQIKELLQVCNTHDNIQIKLNLDMLTCRPTDQIQDFYFAIDNRIIGYLALYIFNTQEVEISGMVDPAYRRNGIFSSLLRQAYPEIERRQLPKLIFMSQEKSDSGKAFLESLGSTYSFSEYWMELEAPPTELIAPSLSLREATQEDLPLLVQIDMEAFGATKEDATRYASTGVEEPDRHLIMAFHNSEFIGKTSYQRIENMDFIYGFAVMPAQQGKGFGREILTRLVNDLLQKQSPSIVLEVETKNKSALTLYNRCGFKEVTANDYYILATLQLGSLFRLSDREVGDQEM, from the coding sequence GTGCTTAGACAAACAAACGGTGCTTATGCCGCTACAGGGCTTACGGAAGCCGAACTCATTCAAATAAAAGAGCTTCTACAGGTATGTAATACTCACGATAACATTCAGATAAAATTAAATCTGGATATGCTTACCTGTAGGCCCACTGACCAAATTCAAGATTTTTACTTTGCTATAGATAACCGAATCATTGGGTATCTTGCCTTGTACATTTTTAATACGCAGGAGGTAGAAATCAGCGGGATGGTAGATCCAGCGTATAGACGTAATGGCATATTTTCCTCTTTGCTTCGGCAAGCCTATCCTGAAATCGAACGTCGTCAATTACCCAAGCTAATATTTATGTCTCAGGAAAAATCAGATTCTGGCAAAGCATTTTTAGAATCACTCGGTAGCACTTATTCCTTCTCAGAATACTGGATGGAATTAGAAGCACCGCCTACAGAATTAATTGCACCTTCTCTTTCACTAAGAGAAGCAACGCAAGAAGATCTTCCCCTGCTTGTCCAAATTGATATGGAAGCCTTTGGAGCAACAAAAGAGGATGCAACCAGATATGCCTCAACAGGAGTTGAAGAACCTGATCGGCATCTTATCATGGCCTTTCATAACAGCGAATTTATAGGAAAAACCAGTTATCAAAGAATTGAGAATATGGATTTTATTTACGGCTTTGCGGTCATGCCAGCCCAACAAGGAAAAGGTTTTGGGAGAGAAATTTTGACAAGATTGGTGAACGACTTACTTCAAAAACAATCACCTTCCATCGTCTTGGAGGTGGAAACGAAGAACAAAAGCGCGCTCACACTGTATAACCGTTGTGGTTTTAAAGAAGTAACTGCCAATGATTATTATATCCTGGCCACTTTGCAACTTGGGAGCCTATTTCGTCTTTCGGATAGAGAGGTAGGTGACCAGGAAATGTAA
- a CDS encoding DeoR/GlpR family DNA-binding transcription regulator, which translates to MFAEERRGKILEILHEAQRVLVKELAEQFHVSIDSIRRDLSIMEEQGLLKKTHGGAIPVSAVRKPVVPSAVRIKDGPSHITAISKTAVSYIQEHDTIFLSGTNLHFHMIKYLPQHMPITVVTNSVKIAEQLRESENTDVYLIGGQVNKTGMISDIIANEMVKQFTIDLCFMTAGAISLQGVSTATPEEASFSRAVLEVSRRRFILASHENMEHDAFSKIGPLNSFHLLITDEGTPKELRDQIEKQGLEVTVAKGSYPVAVPDYS; encoded by the coding sequence ATGTTTGCTGAAGAGAGAAGAGGAAAGATTCTGGAGATACTCCACGAAGCACAACGAGTGCTGGTGAAGGAGTTAGCGGAGCAATTTCATGTTTCTATTGATTCCATCAGGAGAGATTTATCCATTATGGAAGAACAGGGATTATTGAAAAAAACTCATGGAGGTGCTATCCCTGTATCAGCTGTGCGAAAGCCTGTTGTACCATCAGCGGTACGTATAAAAGATGGACCTAGTCATATCACTGCTATATCCAAAACAGCCGTATCCTACATACAAGAGCACGATACAATATTTTTAAGTGGAACGAACCTGCATTTTCATATGATAAAATATTTACCTCAACATATGCCGATAACAGTGGTGACGAACTCGGTTAAAATCGCAGAACAGTTACGTGAATCTGAAAATACTGACGTTTATCTTATCGGAGGACAAGTTAATAAAACAGGTATGATTTCCGATATTATTGCCAATGAAATGGTAAAACAATTTACAATTGATCTGTGTTTTATGACAGCAGGAGCCATTAGCTTGCAAGGTGTTAGTACTGCAACCCCAGAGGAAGCTAGTTTTAGTCGCGCTGTTTTGGAGGTTTCTCGACGTCGCTTCATTTTAGCGTCTCATGAGAATATGGAACATGATGCCTTTTCTAAAATAGGTCCCCTCAACAGCTTTCATTTACTCATCACTGATGAGGGAACACCAAAAGAGTTACGAGATCAAATCGAGAAGCAAGGATTAGAAGTAACGGTAGCAAAAGGAAGCTATCCTGTTGCCGTTCCTGATTATTCGTAG
- the hfq gene encoding RNA chaperone Hfq gives MKQTINIQDTFLNHLRKENIAVTIYLVNGFQLRGYIKAFDNFTIVIDTEGKQQLVYKHAISTFTPQRPVSLMSESQSQQM, from the coding sequence ATGAAACAGACGATCAATATTCAAGATACGTTCTTAAACCATTTACGAAAAGAAAATATCGCAGTTACCATATATTTGGTAAACGGATTCCAATTGAGAGGCTATATCAAGGCGTTTGACAACTTCACAATCGTTATTGATACAGAAGGCAAGCAACAATTGGTTTATAAGCATGCGATCTCTACATTTACACCACAACGTCCGGTATCCTTGATGTCGGAAAGCCAATCACAACAAATGTAA
- the miaA gene encoding tRNA (adenosine(37)-N6)-dimethylallyltransferase MiaA, translated as MRQKENLVVIAGPTAVGKTALSLRLAQQFNGEIISGDSMQVYRGMDIGTAKATEEERSIVPHHLIDIMNPDEEYSVAIFQQQAQQLITQINQRNHLPIIVGGTGLYIQSVTHAYQFSEADQDEELRERLQRFADVEGVEALHRRLREHDPITADRLHPNDVRRVIRAIEIYELTGKRMSDFQNQAAYSPYNLKIIGLTMDRAKLYERVNQRVDLMIEAGLVEEVRRLLDQGYSADLVAMQGLGYKELIPYLYGEITLDKAIADIKQRTRHFAKRQLTWFKRMPQLEWYDMTESDSYEQVVETITSAMEGKFHSTPNI; from the coding sequence ATGAGGCAAAAAGAGAATTTAGTGGTAATTGCAGGCCCTACGGCAGTAGGCAAGACTGCTCTTAGCCTTCGATTAGCACAACAGTTTAATGGAGAGATCATCTCTGGTGATTCTATGCAGGTTTATCGTGGCATGGATATAGGTACGGCTAAAGCTACCGAGGAAGAGCGGTCCATTGTTCCCCATCATCTGATTGATATCATGAATCCAGATGAGGAATACTCTGTGGCTATCTTTCAGCAGCAGGCCCAACAGCTAATCACCCAAATTAATCAGCGTAATCATCTGCCTATTATCGTTGGTGGAACAGGACTTTACATACAATCGGTTACTCATGCTTATCAATTCTCTGAGGCGGATCAGGACGAGGAATTGCGAGAGAGATTGCAACGATTTGCCGATGTGGAAGGAGTAGAAGCTCTTCACAGACGCCTACGCGAGCATGATCCTATTACAGCAGATCGCTTACATCCAAATGATGTTCGCCGGGTTATACGTGCAATCGAGATATACGAATTGACTGGAAAACGTATGTCTGATTTTCAAAATCAGGCCGCTTATTCGCCTTACAACTTGAAAATTATAGGCTTAACAATGGATCGGGCGAAGCTCTATGAAAGAGTAAATCAACGAGTCGATTTAATGATTGAGGCTGGATTGGTAGAAGAAGTTCGCAGGTTGCTAGATCAAGGGTATTCTGCTGATCTGGTAGCCATGCAGGGGCTGGGCTACAAGGAGCTCATTCCTTATCTATATGGAGAGATCACGTTAGATAAGGCAATAGCTGACATTAAGCAAAGAACAAGGCATTTTGCTAAGCGTCAGTTAACTTGGTTTAAGCGGATGCCTCAGTTGGAATGGTATGATATGACTGAATCCGATTCATATGAACAAGTGGTTGAAACAATTACCAGTGCGATGGAAGGAAAGTTCCATTCCACGCCGAATATATAA
- a CDS encoding class I SAM-dependent methyltransferase — translation MIVTTGNEPRASVLAHAQELATIFSAPLVSRGELSIEKLRDKYQANDILIVTAKGARLERRGQQAFFFHPNTASFRIKRLERGDNDTMLSVCQISPGDKVLDATMGLAADAIVFAYATGGTGQVVGIESEPMIARLVRDGLTHWDTGSPALIEAMRRVQVEQVDHLDKLQALPDNSFDVVYFDPMFQQAVFESHGISTLRQLANDKVLTEETIAQARRVAKRRVVLKEGTTGTLHEQLGFTPYRKREHQVIYSYMEALEGSER, via the coding sequence ATGATTGTAACAACAGGAAATGAGCCAAGGGCGTCTGTTTTGGCTCATGCGCAGGAACTGGCTACTATCTTTTCCGCTCCACTAGTTTCACGTGGAGAGCTTTCGATTGAAAAGCTCAGAGATAAATACCAGGCGAATGATATTTTAATTGTAACTGCTAAGGGAGCTAGGTTGGAACGGAGGGGTCAACAGGCTTTCTTTTTTCATCCAAATACAGCGTCTTTTCGTATAAAGAGGCTAGAACGCGGCGATAATGATACTATGCTTTCTGTTTGCCAAATTTCACCAGGTGATAAGGTGCTTGATGCTACGATGGGATTGGCGGCAGATGCGATCGTATTTGCCTATGCCACAGGTGGAACAGGGCAAGTGGTTGGAATTGAATCGGAGCCTATGATTGCGAGACTTGTCCGAGACGGTCTTACTCATTGGGATACGGGATCACCAGCTTTAATCGAAGCGATGCGGCGTGTACAGGTGGAACAGGTTGATCACCTTGACAAGCTTCAAGCATTGCCAGATAACTCATTTGATGTAGTTTATTTTGATCCTATGTTCCAACAAGCTGTCTTCGAGTCACATGGTATTTCTACCTTGCGTCAATTGGCTAATGATAAGGTGTTGACGGAGGAAACGATTGCTCAAGCTCGCCGGGTAGCTAAACGACGAGTCGTTTTAAAAGAGGGTACAACAGGTACCTTGCACGAGCAATTGGGCTTTACACCTTATCGAAAACGTGAACATCAAGTGATTTATAGTTATATGGAAGCATTGGAGGGGAGTGAGAGATGA
- a CDS encoding XRE family transcriptional regulator: protein MFGLGKKRTKLGKYLDRRGMKQEWLSSTSKVNRDTIGQLCSNDEKLPTMRTAKKILDAIRKVDPTVKQTDFWEM, encoded by the coding sequence GTGTTTGGGTTAGGAAAAAAAAGGACAAAGCTTGGAAAGTATCTAGATCGACGTGGAATGAAACAGGAGTGGCTTTCTTCGACTTCAAAGGTTAACAGAGATACAATTGGACAACTTTGCTCCAATGATGAAAAGCTACCAACGATGAGAACCGCTAAAAAGATATTGGACGCCATACGCAAAGTAGATCCGACTGTGAAGCAAACCGACTTTTGGGAAATGTAA